The proteins below come from a single Gordonia sp. X0973 genomic window:
- a CDS encoding arabinosyltransferase domain-containing protein, translating into MTTTEREDSDGKRRAPEFLTSNGYRGAKILAVVSGLLGAVLAIAMMVLPVDRTTAKIAWPENNTASSVVAPLVSYVATDMQTAVPCSAATRLGPDGGVLLSTIPTDGLAATARGLFIQANAESLIVIDRNVVILSAPRAAAQAAPDCRVVFRGDIHGVHAAIEGLDAKAHPGALLTYATDDHEMRPQIVGVYSDLTGAAPAGMTFTASIDTRYVTSPTSLKFWLMVIGIIATLVSLVALAILDSRDGLRHRRLLPAGWWKLTWLDGLVTAILLFWWFGGANTSDDGYNMTVGRITSGAGYADNYFRYFGVPQDPFGWHFQVISWMTHVSVAAWFMRLPALLLGLLGWWLISREVIPRLGRAVRNSTPAMWSGAFVFLAIWLPYNNGIRPEPAEAIGALLTWCCVERAIATRRLLPYAIAAIFAAFTLALAPGGLMAAAALLAGLRPIVKTLVSRHERDGWLPMLAPILAAGTSVLFMIFADQSVMPLITGNQVAAQVGPTLEWWQEPIRYYYLILQTGDGTLSRRIGILLMLFALFFVMFRLLRGRHPNGVARAPIWRLIAVTLGTMFFIAFTPTKWTHHFGVYAGIAGGLAAAAGALMAPALLHSRRNRAFAAAGVFLVTAMSMAGINMWWFVGNYGVPWRDRPVAIGGVNVSWLFLALAVATALLGLYYHFRDDYTDEQTRTGPVLGGPFKFAPMPTIATLLVLFMVASLAKGAWVQRDSWSWTKSNARAMAGNACALANDVLVAPDPSQGILLPAAVDGRPAAPVAAGLGAGAGFTPDGLPDPIMSSTTTDGTDLPSQDNPGAAVNESAAGGTWGGQGAKTGVNGSRQNLPFGLDPARTPVLGSYNAPGGKASLTTGWYQLPFAASQAPADRPLLTVAVAGSVEARDHDNIEQKGQKLVVEFGRREANGSVKPLGRMAPLDAGGAPAWRDLRFPLAKAPGNADVVRIVADDESDATKEWLAVTPPRVNELRTLNDVVGQTDPVFIDWLPGFVFPCQRPIAVRNGVLEVPKWRIMPEAEATRKNSQTWMAGKAGGPLGITEALLTPTLQPTYLRNNWGRDWGGLQRFTEIDPAPPAQIQLGTQREQGLWNLGPIRATGY; encoded by the coding sequence ATGACGACAACCGAACGCGAGGACTCGGACGGCAAGCGCCGGGCACCGGAATTCCTGACGTCCAACGGCTATCGCGGGGCGAAGATCCTCGCCGTGGTCTCCGGACTGCTGGGCGCGGTGCTGGCCATCGCCATGATGGTCCTGCCGGTGGACCGCACCACCGCCAAGATCGCCTGGCCGGAGAACAACACGGCGTCGTCGGTGGTGGCACCGCTGGTGTCCTACGTGGCGACCGACATGCAGACGGCGGTGCCGTGTTCGGCGGCGACCCGTCTGGGTCCCGACGGCGGCGTCCTGCTCTCGACGATCCCCACCGACGGCCTCGCGGCCACCGCGCGCGGGTTGTTCATCCAGGCCAACGCCGAGTCGCTGATCGTCATCGATCGCAACGTCGTGATCCTGAGCGCCCCGCGTGCCGCGGCCCAGGCCGCGCCGGATTGCCGGGTCGTCTTCCGCGGCGACATCCACGGCGTCCACGCTGCCATCGAGGGGCTCGACGCGAAGGCCCACCCCGGCGCCCTGCTCACCTACGCCACCGACGACCACGAGATGCGCCCGCAGATCGTCGGCGTCTACTCGGATCTGACCGGGGCCGCGCCCGCCGGGATGACGTTCACCGCCAGCATCGACACGCGGTACGTCACCAGCCCGACGTCGCTGAAGTTCTGGCTGATGGTCATCGGCATCATCGCGACCCTGGTGTCGCTGGTCGCGCTGGCGATCCTGGATTCCCGCGACGGTCTGCGCCATCGACGACTGCTGCCCGCCGGCTGGTGGAAGCTGACGTGGCTCGACGGCCTGGTCACCGCGATCCTGCTGTTCTGGTGGTTCGGCGGGGCCAACACCTCCGACGACGGCTACAACATGACCGTCGGCCGCATCACCAGCGGTGCCGGCTACGCCGACAATTACTTCCGCTATTTCGGCGTCCCGCAGGACCCGTTCGGCTGGCACTTCCAGGTGATCTCCTGGATGACCCACGTCAGCGTGGCCGCCTGGTTCATGCGTCTGCCCGCGCTGCTGCTGGGCCTGCTCGGCTGGTGGCTGATCAGCCGCGAGGTGATCCCGCGGTTGGGCCGCGCGGTGCGCAACAGCACCCCGGCGATGTGGTCGGGCGCCTTCGTGTTCCTGGCCATCTGGCTGCCCTACAACAACGGCATCCGGCCGGAGCCGGCCGAGGCCATCGGCGCACTGCTGACCTGGTGCTGTGTCGAGCGCGCCATCGCCACACGCCGCCTGCTGCCGTATGCGATCGCCGCGATCTTCGCGGCGTTCACCCTGGCCCTGGCCCCCGGTGGCCTCATGGCCGCCGCCGCCCTCCTGGCCGGGCTGCGCCCGATCGTGAAGACCCTGGTCTCGCGGCATGAGCGTGACGGATGGCTGCCGATGCTGGCGCCGATCCTGGCCGCCGGCACGTCGGTGTTGTTCATGATCTTCGCCGACCAGTCGGTGATGCCGCTGATCACCGGCAATCAGGTCGCCGCCCAGGTCGGCCCGACGCTGGAGTGGTGGCAGGAACCGATCCGGTACTACTACCTGATCCTGCAGACCGGCGACGGCACGCTGTCGCGCCGCATCGGCATCCTGCTGATGTTGTTCGCGCTGTTCTTCGTGATGTTCCGCCTGCTGCGCGGCCGGCATCCGAACGGCGTCGCCCGCGCACCGATCTGGCGTCTGATCGCCGTCACCCTCGGCACGATGTTCTTCATCGCCTTCACCCCGACCAAGTGGACCCACCACTTCGGCGTCTACGCGGGCATCGCCGGTGGTCTGGCCGCCGCGGCCGGGGCCCTCATGGCACCCGCGCTGCTGCATTCGCGTCGCAACCGGGCGTTCGCCGCGGCGGGCGTCTTCCTGGTGACGGCGATGTCGATGGCCGGCATCAACATGTGGTGGTTCGTCGGCAACTACGGCGTGCCGTGGCGCGACCGTCCGGTCGCGATCGGCGGGGTCAACGTCAGCTGGCTCTTCCTGGCGCTGGCGGTGGCGACCGCGCTGCTGGGTCTCTACTACCACTTCCGCGACGACTACACCGACGAGCAGACGCGCACCGGACCGGTGCTCGGCGGACCGTTCAAGTTCGCCCCGATGCCGACGATCGCGACGCTGCTGGTCCTGTTCATGGTCGCCAGCCTCGCGAAGGGTGCCTGGGTTCAGCGCGACAGTTGGTCCTGGACCAAGTCCAATGCCCGGGCCATGGCCGGAAACGCCTGCGCGCTGGCGAACGATGTCCTCGTCGCACCGGACCCCTCGCAGGGCATCCTGCTGCCCGCCGCGGTCGACGGGCGGCCGGCCGCCCCGGTCGCGGCCGGGCTCGGCGCCGGCGCCGGGTTCACCCCCGACGGGTTGCCCGATCCGATCATGTCGTCGACGACCACCGACGGCACCGATCTCCCCTCCCAGGACAACCCCGGGGCGGCGGTCAACGAGTCCGCGGCCGGCGGCACCTGGGGCGGTCAGGGCGCGAAGACCGGCGTCAACGGCTCGCGCCAGAACCTGCCCTTCGGCCTCGATCCGGCGCGCACACCGGTCCTCGGCTCCTACAACGCGCCGGGCGGCAAGGCATCGCTGACCACCGGTTGGTACCAGCTGCCGTTCGCCGCGTCGCAGGCTCCGGCCGACCGGCCGCTGCTCACCGTCGCCGTCGCCGGTTCCGTCGAGGCGCGCGACCACGACAACATCGAGCAGAAGGGCCAGAAGCTCGTCGTCGAGTTCGGCCGGCGCGAAGCCAACGGCTCGGTGAAGCCGTTGGGCCGCATGGCCCCGCTCGACGCCGGTGGCGCCCCCGCCTGGCGCGACCTGCGTTTCCCGCTGGCCAAGGCCCCGGGCAATGCCGACGTGGTGCGCATCGTCGCCGACGACGAGTCGGACGCGACGAAGGAATGGCTCGCCGTGACCCCGCCGCGGGTGAATGAGCTGCGCACCCTCAACGACGTTGTGGGACAGACCGACCCGGTGTTCATCGACTGGTTGCCCGGCTTCGTGTTCCCGTGCCAGCGGCCGATCGCCGTCCGCAACGGCGTGCTGGAGGTGCCCAAGTGGCGCATCATGCCGGAGGCCGAGGCGACGCGGAAGAACAGCCAGACGTGGATGGCCGGCAAGGCCGGTGGTCCGCTCGGTATCACCG
- a CDS encoding arabinosyltransferase domain-containing protein: protein MSVSSTQSVEPEHSDADESTRQAPLRLLAIIAGIVGILACALTPLLPVKAVQASISWPHGQALTTSSSVSAPLIAQTAKSVDIAIPCAVLDELSGESKTILSTAPAGVTGGRWLSIKGGETVTVTSRNTLLASAPRADLKRCTKLVFHSGPAGPSAQFVGLGPATTAAPEVAPQIDGIFSPLPPETVQRAAQQGLSATIAVDDRYESSPTLLKSLVMILGLLAVIASLVALALLDRHSPTVAAARAEAEAAAADADADADDATAHASRRGGFLSSLRPRLSDLAVTAVLLVWAMLGAGGPDDGYILTMGRAAADAGYLPNYYRFYGIAEAPFNWYYEFLSHWSSVSASMLWMHLPSLAFGLLSWYILSRILLPRMGKAVSHGWPIWTAGAVFCAFWMPFCSGLRSESVIVLGSLLTWWAVESAITSKRLLPVGLAVVAAAFTFAAAPQGVIGIAILLVGARALLANGVARSREIGWAAILAPLAAAAVAVLLVVFGDQTLATVAEATKLRYQVGPNLPWFQEYLRYYFLTVTTSDASVARRVPVLLLFASAFVTIAVLLRRGRIDGVNNGPVWRAVGAIGVTMVLLIFTPTKWTIQFGVYAGLATAVAATATLAVAQSAARSTRNLTVFVSGLMFALAAATAGKNAWPYFYDTGIAWFDRAPVIAGIPMSTIFLVLAVVTGALAAWQHLRLDYVENKGLEHTDDAAHHEETGNRVRLILAGTPLAVIAGGLVLLELALFAKAAVTRYPMATAFSTNVATLRGQPCALADKVLVEPNANDGMLVPESGRSASQALAGTSVGFTPDGITSNLSAEMGSSRPGQANVAGSSSKPFAVLGTWEAGTTGGVGPRTVNGSRAALPYGLNPATTPVLGSYGWQSEARLTSDWYRLPPRNSSPLLVVTAAGAISTIDAFGAKVFGQTMRFQFGKRGPNGEFVEMGPGAIPIDPGPVIPNRPWRNLRIPMSAVPRGAEVVRIFALDNNLGSSQFIMLTPPRAPKVVTLQHLVGSTDPTLIDFMVAAHFPCQRPMALRHGVAEIPQWRILPDYAMALSQSRTWQSTSGGGPLAVSEATTTAETVPSYLDGDWYRGWGALERLEPRDPNAVPATVTTEERKQWGWSRTGSIRLEPRNDD, encoded by the coding sequence GTGTCTGTGTCTTCTACGCAATCGGTCGAGCCCGAGCACTCCGATGCCGATGAGTCGACGCGCCAAGCCCCCCTTCGCCTGCTGGCGATCATCGCCGGCATCGTCGGCATCCTTGCTTGCGCGCTGACGCCGCTCCTCCCCGTCAAGGCCGTCCAGGCGTCGATCTCCTGGCCGCACGGTCAGGCGCTGACCACCTCGTCGTCGGTCTCCGCGCCACTCATCGCGCAGACCGCGAAGTCGGTCGACATCGCGATTCCGTGCGCCGTCCTCGACGAGCTGTCCGGCGAGTCCAAGACGATCCTCTCGACGGCCCCCGCCGGTGTCACCGGCGGTCGCTGGCTCTCGATCAAGGGCGGCGAGACCGTCACCGTGACCAGCCGCAACACCCTGCTGGCCAGTGCTCCGCGCGCCGATTTGAAGCGCTGCACCAAGTTGGTCTTCCACTCCGGCCCGGCCGGCCCGAGCGCCCAGTTCGTCGGTCTCGGACCGGCGACGACGGCCGCCCCCGAGGTCGCCCCGCAGATCGACGGCATCTTCTCCCCGCTTCCGCCGGAGACCGTGCAGCGCGCCGCACAGCAGGGCCTGAGCGCGACGATCGCCGTCGACGACCGCTACGAGTCGTCGCCGACGCTGCTGAAGAGCCTGGTGATGATCCTCGGCCTGCTCGCCGTGATCGCCTCCTTGGTCGCGCTGGCCTTGCTCGACCGCCACTCGCCGACGGTCGCCGCCGCACGTGCCGAGGCCGAAGCCGCAGCTGCCGACGCCGACGCCGACGCCGACGATGCGACGGCGCATGCCTCCCGCCGCGGTGGATTCCTCTCCTCCCTGCGCCCCCGGCTGTCCGACCTCGCCGTCACCGCGGTGCTGTTGGTGTGGGCGATGCTGGGTGCAGGCGGCCCCGACGACGGCTACATCCTCACGATGGGCCGCGCGGCCGCCGACGCCGGATACCTGCCCAACTACTACCGCTTCTACGGCATCGCCGAGGCGCCGTTCAACTGGTACTACGAGTTCCTCTCCCACTGGTCGTCGGTCTCCGCGTCCATGCTGTGGATGCACCTGCCCAGCCTCGCCTTCGGCCTCCTGTCCTGGTACATCCTGAGTCGCATCCTGCTGCCGCGGATGGGCAAGGCCGTGTCGCACGGCTGGCCGATCTGGACCGCCGGAGCCGTGTTCTGCGCCTTCTGGATGCCGTTCTGCAGCGGCCTGCGCAGCGAATCGGTCATCGTCCTCGGCTCGCTGCTGACCTGGTGGGCCGTCGAGTCGGCGATCACCTCCAAGCGGCTGCTCCCCGTCGGCCTGGCCGTCGTCGCGGCGGCATTCACCTTCGCCGCCGCGCCGCAGGGCGTCATCGGCATCGCGATCCTGCTCGTCGGCGCCCGGGCCCTGCTCGCCAACGGCGTGGCCCGCAGTCGCGAGATCGGCTGGGCCGCCATCCTGGCCCCACTGGCCGCCGCCGCTGTCGCCGTCCTGCTCGTCGTGTTCGGCGACCAGACCCTGGCGACCGTGGCCGAGGCGACGAAGCTGCGCTACCAGGTGGGCCCCAACCTGCCGTGGTTCCAGGAGTACCTGCGCTACTACTTCCTGACCGTCACCACCTCCGACGCCTCTGTCGCCCGCCGCGTCCCGGTGCTGCTGCTGTTCGCCTCCGCGTTCGTGACCATCGCGGTGCTGCTGCGCCGCGGCCGGATCGACGGCGTCAACAACGGACCGGTGTGGCGGGCGGTCGGCGCGATCGGCGTGACGATGGTGCTGCTGATCTTCACCCCCACCAAGTGGACCATCCAGTTCGGTGTCTACGCCGGGCTCGCGACCGCCGTCGCCGCGACGGCCACCCTCGCCGTCGCGCAGTCCGCCGCCCGCTCCACGCGAAACCTGACCGTCTTCGTCTCCGGGCTGATGTTCGCCCTCGCCGCCGCCACCGCGGGCAAGAACGCCTGGCCCTACTTCTACGACACCGGTATCGCCTGGTTCGACCGCGCCCCGGTGATCGCCGGTATCCCGATGTCGACGATCTTCCTGGTCCTCGCCGTCGTGACCGGAGCATTGGCGGCCTGGCAGCACCTGCGCCTGGACTACGTCGAGAACAAGGGGCTCGAGCACACCGACGACGCCGCCCACCACGAGGAGACCGGCAACCGCGTCCGGCTGATCCTGGCCGGCACCCCGCTGGCCGTCATCGCGGGTGGCCTGGTCCTGCTGGAGCTCGCCCTGTTCGCGAAGGCCGCGGTCACCCGCTACCCGATGGCGACCGCCTTCTCGACCAACGTCGCGACGCTGCGCGGGCAGCCGTGCGCGCTCGCCGACAAGGTTCTCGTCGAGCCGAACGCCAACGACGGCATGCTCGTCCCGGAATCGGGACGCTCCGCGTCGCAGGCACTCGCCGGGACATCGGTCGGATTCACCCCCGACGGCATCACCTCCAACCTCTCCGCCGAGATGGGCAGCTCGCGGCCGGGCCAGGCCAATGTCGCCGGCTCGTCGTCCAAGCCGTTCGCCGTCCTGGGCACGTGGGAGGCCGGCACCACCGGCGGTGTGGGCCCGCGGACCGTCAACGGTTCCCGCGCGGCGCTGCCGTACGGGTTGAACCCCGCGACGACGCCGGTGCTGGGCAGCTACGGCTGGCAGTCCGAGGCCCGTCTGACCTCGGACTGGTACCGACTGCCGCCGCGCAACTCGTCGCCGCTGCTCGTCGTCACCGCGGCCGGCGCGATCTCCACCATCGACGCCTTTGGCGCGAAGGTGTTCGGGCAGACGATGCGCTTCCAATTCGGCAAGCGCGGGCCGAATGGCGAGTTCGTCGAGATGGGCCCGGGTGCGATCCCCATCGACCCCGGTCCGGTCATCCCCAACCGCCCGTGGCGCAACCTGCGCATCCCGATGTCGGCCGTCCCGCGCGGCGCGGAAGTGGTCCGCATCTTCGCGCTCGACAACAACCTGGGCTCCTCGCAGTTCATCATGCTGACCCCGCCGCGCGCCCCCAAGGTCGTCACCCTGCAGCACCTCGTCGGCTCCACCGACCCGACGCTGATCGACTTCATGGTGGCCGCGCACTTCCCCTGCCAGCGTCCGATGGCGCTGCGCCACGGCGTGGCGGAGATCCCGCAGTGGCGCATCCTGCCGGACTACGCGATGGCGTTGAGCCAGTCGCGCACCTGGCAGAGCACCAGCGGGGGCGGACCGCTGGCCGTCTCCGAGGCGACGACGACGGCGGAGACCGTGCCGAGCTACCTCGACGGCGACTGGTACCGGGGCTGGGGCGCGCTCGAACGCCTCGAGCCACGGGACCCGAACGCCGTGCCCGCCACCGTGACTACTGAAGAACGCAAGCAATGGGGCTGGTCGCGGACCGGATCCATCAGGTTGGAGCCCCGCAACGATGACTAG
- a CDS encoding arabinosyltransferase domain-containing protein, which yields MSAQTIRRARVAAIVTGLLGFLLALATPLMPVNQTTAQLDWPQKGTLTSVNAPLVSYVPIDLEVSIPCSAVNDLGPDGSVLLSTVPKQATPSPERGLFISRSADKSAVAVNVRNIQVTTAPAGDVAGPDCRTIDVKATADAVTATFTGLRGSDGQPISGTTAGRDADHVDADQRPQLTGFFTDLTGPASSQPGMRAHATIDTRYNTPGTLLKRIVLIVGILATIGSLIALAFLDGSDRRGHRRILPARWWRLMPRDYVVLGMLAVWHFVGPNTSDDGYLLTMSRVGQASGYTANYFRWFGAPEAPFGWYYAVFGWLSEINLSSPWLRLPALACGVAVWLILSHEVLPRLGRAASRPVVGATAAAAFLVMWFPFDNGLRPEPIICLGALLTWCSVERAIATGRLLPAAIACTIGAFSLAAGPTGLLAVAALIAGARPMILALIKRARDIDGQLGAGDTGKTRWRTIWTYVSLLAPILAAGTFVIFIVFSNLTLRAFMDASTMKTALGPSLHWYNEIDRYSSLFEYSANGSIARRFAVLILLLSLAVSAAMLLRKGRIPGTASGPTGRIVGIVFGSLLFLMFTPTKWTHHFGVFAGLGAALAAIAAIAVGHQSLHSRRNRTIFAALTLFVAGLAFTAPNSYFYSSAWGMPWGVEQVTFGFRIASVLLVASLALLALALYFHLREPFTGIDPHSDDEDAPGTAAATPDGRWAKLRSTLVSEPLVFVVASVVLFEVITAVFAGIHQSSSYSVPRSNLEALRGEECGMATKIWTEQNPSDFQLSPVDKSLSPAQALAGPRPAPGSDPSADPTVGFTPDGVPTGMVANASAGSLGVLSDTANDDPGVLASNSGGTSGGITERPGINGSHARLPFFLDPARTPVLGSYSSTVQAPARLRSGWYALPRDFRDRPLITFSAAGWFERPDLVFEYSTTPVAPQTRDGDLTVAGSIPLIDPGPRPSWRNVRLNTDALPADTTAIRIVARDDNLAADRYVVLTPPRLPQLKTLEEVVGKEAPTHVDWTSGLVFPCQRPFDHHYGVAEIPKWRIRPGADLAAAVSAWQSSAGGGPLGWLEVSQQPETVATYLKNDIGRDWGALEAYRPFDPSSVAPAEIITGTQTRSGLWQPAPIRH from the coding sequence GTGTCAGCCCAGACGATCCGCCGAGCCCGCGTCGCCGCCATAGTCACCGGATTGCTCGGATTCCTCCTGGCACTCGCCACCCCGTTGATGCCGGTGAACCAAACCACCGCGCAGCTGGACTGGCCCCAGAAGGGCACGCTCACCAGCGTCAACGCCCCACTTGTCTCCTATGTCCCGATCGACCTCGAGGTCTCCATCCCCTGTTCGGCGGTGAACGACCTCGGACCCGACGGTTCGGTGCTGCTCTCGACGGTGCCCAAGCAGGCCACCCCCTCCCCCGAGCGCGGCCTGTTCATCTCCCGCAGCGCCGACAAGTCCGCGGTGGCCGTCAACGTCCGCAACATCCAGGTGACAACGGCACCGGCCGGCGACGTCGCCGGCCCCGACTGCCGCACCATCGACGTCAAGGCCACGGCCGACGCCGTGACCGCCACTTTCACCGGACTCCGCGGCTCCGACGGTCAGCCGATCAGCGGGACCACCGCCGGGCGCGACGCCGACCACGTCGACGCCGACCAGCGCCCCCAGCTCACCGGCTTCTTCACCGATCTCACCGGCCCGGCGTCGAGCCAGCCGGGCATGCGCGCCCACGCGACCATCGATACCCGCTACAACACGCCGGGAACGCTGCTCAAGCGGATCGTGCTCATCGTCGGCATCCTCGCGACCATCGGCTCCCTGATCGCCCTGGCCTTCCTCGACGGCAGCGACCGTCGCGGGCACCGCCGCATCCTGCCGGCCCGCTGGTGGCGGCTGATGCCGCGCGACTACGTGGTCCTGGGGATGCTGGCGGTCTGGCATTTCGTCGGCCCCAACACCTCCGACGACGGCTATCTGCTCACCATGAGCCGGGTCGGCCAGGCGAGCGGGTACACCGCCAACTACTTCCGCTGGTTCGGCGCCCCCGAGGCCCCCTTCGGCTGGTACTACGCCGTATTCGGCTGGCTCTCCGAGATCAACCTGTCCAGCCCGTGGCTACGACTGCCGGCCCTGGCGTGCGGGGTCGCGGTCTGGTTGATCCTGAGCCACGAGGTCCTTCCGCGCCTGGGGCGGGCGGCGAGCCGTCCCGTCGTCGGCGCCACCGCCGCCGCGGCCTTCCTGGTGATGTGGTTCCCGTTCGACAACGGCCTGCGCCCGGAGCCGATCATCTGCCTTGGCGCACTGCTCACCTGGTGCTCGGTGGAGCGCGCCATCGCCACCGGGCGACTCCTCCCCGCGGCGATCGCCTGCACCATCGGCGCGTTCAGCCTCGCCGCCGGGCCGACCGGCCTGCTCGCCGTCGCAGCGCTCATCGCCGGTGCGCGACCGATGATCCTCGCCCTGATCAAGCGCGCCCGCGACATCGACGGGCAGCTCGGCGCCGGGGACACCGGGAAGACCCGCTGGCGCACCATCTGGACCTATGTCTCCCTGCTGGCCCCGATCCTCGCGGCCGGCACCTTCGTCATCTTCATCGTGTTCTCCAATCTGACGCTGCGCGCCTTCATGGACGCGTCGACGATGAAGACCGCGCTCGGCCCGTCGCTGCACTGGTACAACGAGATCGACCGCTACTCCTCGCTGTTCGAATACTCGGCGAACGGTTCGATCGCCCGGCGGTTCGCGGTGCTGATCCTGCTGCTGTCGCTGGCCGTCTCGGCGGCGATGCTCCTGCGCAAGGGCCGCATCCCCGGCACGGCGAGCGGTCCCACCGGGCGCATCGTCGGGATCGTCTTCGGTTCGCTGCTGTTCCTGATGTTCACCCCCACCAAGTGGACCCACCACTTCGGCGTGTTCGCCGGGCTCGGCGCGGCCTTGGCGGCGATCGCCGCGATCGCCGTCGGCCATCAATCCCTGCATTCGCGGCGCAACCGGACCATCTTCGCCGCGCTGACCCTGTTCGTCGCCGGCCTGGCCTTCACCGCCCCGAACTCGTACTTCTACTCGTCGGCGTGGGGGATGCCGTGGGGTGTGGAGCAGGTGACCTTCGGTTTCCGCATCGCCAGCGTGCTGCTCGTCGCCTCGCTGGCCCTGCTGGCGCTCGCCCTCTACTTCCACCTGCGCGAACCGTTCACCGGGATCGACCCCCATTCCGACGACGAGGATGCCCCCGGCACCGCTGCCGCGACACCCGACGGCCGGTGGGCCAAGCTGCGCTCGACGCTGGTCTCCGAGCCGCTGGTGTTCGTCGTGGCCAGCGTCGTGCTGTTCGAGGTGATCACCGCGGTGTTCGCCGGGATCCACCAGTCGTCCTCGTACTCGGTGCCGCGCTCCAACCTGGAGGCGCTGCGCGGCGAGGAGTGCGGCATGGCCACCAAGATCTGGACCGAGCAGAATCCGTCGGACTTCCAGCTGTCCCCGGTCGACAAGTCGCTGAGCCCGGCGCAGGCGCTGGCCGGCCCGCGCCCGGCACCCGGCAGCGATCCCAGCGCCGACCCGACGGTCGGCTTCACCCCCGACGGCGTGCCGACGGGGATGGTCGCGAACGCGTCGGCCGGCTCCCTCGGCGTCCTGTCCGACACCGCCAACGACGATCCCGGCGTGCTCGCCTCCAACAGCGGCGGCACCTCCGGCGGTATCACCGAGCGCCCGGGGATCAACGGCAGCCACGCCCGTCTGCCCTTCTTCCTGGACCCGGCGCGCACCCCCGTCCTGGGCAGCTACTCCAGCACGGTGCAGGCACCGGCCCGGTTGCGCTCCGGGTGGTACGCCCTGCCGCGCGACTTCCGCGACCGCCCGCTGATCACCTTCTCCGCGGCCGGCTGGTTCGAGCGCCCCGACCTGGTCTTCGAATACTCGACGACCCCCGTGGCACCGCAGACCCGCGACGGCGATCTCACCGTGGCGGGGTCCATCCCGCTCATCGACCCGGGTCCGCGCCCGTCGTGGCGCAACGTGCGGCTCAACACAGACGCGCTGCCCGCCGACACCACCGCGATCCGCATCGTCGCCCGCGACGACAACCTGGCCGCGGACCGCTACGTGGTGCTCACCCCGCCGCGCCTGCCGCAACTGAAGACCCTCGAGGAGGTCGTCGGCAAGGAAGCGCCCACCCACGTCGACTGGACGTCGGGCCTGGTGTTCCCGTGCCAGCGGCCATTCGACCACCACTACGGCGTCGCCGAGATCCCGAAGTGGCGCATCCGACCGGGAGCCGACCTGGCCGCGGCCGTCTCCGCATGGCAGAGCAGCGCCGGGGGCGGACCGCTCGGCTGGCTGGAGGTGTCGCAGCAACCGGAGACGGTGGCGACGTACCTAAAGAACGACATCGGCCGCGACTGGGGCGCCCTGGAGGCGTACCGGCCGTTCGATCCGAGCAGCGTCGCGCCGGCCGAGATCATCACCGGCACCCAGACCCGCAGCGGGCTGTGGCAACCTGCGCCGATCCGCCACTGA
- the aroQ gene encoding type II 3-dehydroquinate dehydratase — protein sequence MADMEPPPLLLLNGPNLNTLGLRQPDVYGSKTLAEVVRDAERIAAELGYGLRAAQTNHEGEMIDWLHEARGQVSGIVINPGGWTHTSVALADALVIPEVPIVEVHISNIHRREPFRHHSYVSPVAHGVIAGLGVRGYEYALRYLADLLARADEAE from the coding sequence ATGGCCGACATGGAACCGCCCCCCCTGCTGCTGCTCAACGGGCCGAACCTGAACACCCTGGGATTGCGCCAACCCGACGTGTACGGATCGAAGACGCTCGCCGAGGTGGTGCGCGACGCCGAGCGCATCGCCGCCGAGCTCGGCTACGGCCTGCGCGCCGCGCAGACCAACCACGAGGGCGAGATGATCGACTGGTTGCACGAGGCGCGCGGACAGGTCAGCGGCATCGTCATCAACCCGGGCGGCTGGACTCATACCTCGGTCGCGCTGGCCGACGCGCTCGTCATCCCCGAGGTGCCGATCGTCGAGGTCCACATCAGCAACATCCACCGTCGTGAGCCGTTCCGCCACCACTCGTACGTCTCACCGGTGGCGCACGGCGTCATCGCCGGTCTCGGCGTGCGTGGCTACGAATACGCCCTGCGCTACCTCGCCGACCTGCTCGCCCGGGCGGACGAGGCCGAGTAG